One part of the Mytilus trossulus isolate FHL-02 chromosome 11, PNRI_Mtr1.1.1.hap1, whole genome shotgun sequence genome encodes these proteins:
- the LOC134690666 gene encoding uncharacterized protein LOC134690666, with protein sequence MSSNRRNCCRKCCGFFGSIICPGQVPEEHKTKITNTNRVYILWIVLIAIFLTAGLVQLLHKNNQFNVITVQDQRYYVDWFSNKWCSGVNITSKGYPVEVNAYLLPKLTSSKGVCQQSTDTVSRINKKPVPGNDIYYLRVSLRQGDRISGKICAPSIEKIYIFTRLMDFKSCILTDAWTRCGLNGPKRYVIDSSCTGYNTFDNAFQLPPKTMKKSGYLYYVFYNKLATTSFVSAIFTKRLLNMKLVNRAQRTCLDQTLCQLDYGSIYDSYAVCFEAVRKSPFSWHPDVDNNVKVACRRRQWFYVLLFFVVPFIIGILGSVLICLRCKHNSSVVDRHRMDSAGIGYSDRHIERYTVTNNNNRFSNIHDDYRNTFNRQEFTNDINGDITDHETIDLNRESVDRLGNNRFTNIQDNYRNTFNRQEVTNDTIGGITDQETIDLDRESADRHVNHLSPSLHNPPPSYDRESADRHMNHLPPTVHDPPPAYDEVMKGTPV encoded by the coding sequence ATGTCAAGTAATAGGAGAAACTGTTGCAGAAAATGCTGTGGATTTTTTGGATCAATTATCTGCCCAGGTCAAGTACCAGAAGaacataaaactaaaataactAATACAAACAGAGTCTATATTCTTTGGATTGTACTGATAGCTATATTTTTGACAGCTGGTTTAGTTCAGCTCCTtcataaaaacaatcaatttaaCGTTATAACAGTCCAGGATCAAAGGTACTATGTAGACTGGTTTTCTAATAAATGGTGCAGTGGTGTAAATATAACCAGTAAGGGGTATCCAGTCGAAGTGAATGCCTATCTGTTACCGAAACTAACATCTAGTAAGGGAGTATGTCAACAATCTACAGATACAGTAAGTCGAATTAATAAAAAACCTGTTCCGGGAAATGATATTTACTACCTAAGGGTGTCCTTAAGGCAAGGAGACAGGATTTCTGGAAAAATTTGTGCACCATCAATTGAAAagatatacatatttacaaGGTTAATGGACTTTAAGTCATGTATTCTGACTGATGCCTGGACGAGATGTGGATTAAATGGACCAAAACGTTACGTCATAGATTCATCATGTACAGGCTACAATACTTTTGACAACGCGTTTCAATTACCAccgaaaacaatgaaaaaatctGGATATTTGTATTACGTTTTCTACAACAAGCTTGCAACCACATCTTTTGTGTCTGCCATTTTTACGAAACGTTTATTGAACATGAAACTTGTAAATAGAGCCCAGAGAACTTGTCTGGACCAAACACTTTGTCAGCTCGACTACGGTTCTATTTATGATTCGTATGCTGTATGCTTTGAGGCCGTTCGTAAAAGTCCGTTTTCATGGCACCCAGATGTTGACAACAACGTGAAAGTAGCATGCAGACGTCGTCAATGGTTTTatgttttactattttttgtcgTTCCTTTCATTATAGGGATATTAGGTAGTGTGTTAATCTGTTTACGTTGTAAACATAATTCATCAGTTGTTGATCGACATCGAATGGATTCTGCAGGTATAGGGTATTCCGATAGACATATTGAACGTTATACGGTAACGAACAATAACAACCGATTCTCGAATATACATGATGATTATAGAAATACATTTAACAGACAGgaatttacaaatgatatcaaTGGAGATATTACAGACCACGAAACTATAGACCTAAACAGGGAATCAGTTGATCGACTCGGGAACAACCGATTCACGAATATACAAGATAATTATAGAAATACATTTAACAGACAGGAAGTAACAAATGATACCATTGGAGGTATCACAGATCAAGAAACTATAGATCTAGACAGAGAATCAGCTGATCGACACGTGAATCATTTATCGCCAAGTTTACATAACCCGCCCCCATCTTACGACAGAGAATCAGCTGATCGACACATGAATCATTTACCGCCAACTGTACATGACCCACCCCCAGCTTACGATGAGGTAATGAAAGGAACACCTGTCTAG